In a genomic window of Leucoraja erinacea ecotype New England chromosome 8, Leri_hhj_1, whole genome shotgun sequence:
- the LOC129699517 gene encoding cystatin-C-like isoform X2 yields MGDGWPAGERGMGARTGAALLVTALVAALAGRARACGKTLTGVEGGPPTPPTPPGVGSPTDISVDDANMVKAANFAVVKYNMKSNEAYLYKTERIVTAKQQIVNGVLFYIEMYIGKTECRKTGSEQLESCAFVSPTEKRPLWKKNMRLRNEKGGLRE; encoded by the exons ATGGGCGACGGTTGGCCAGCGGGAGAGCGCGGGATGGGCGCGAGGACGGGGGCGGCGCTGTTGGTGACAGCGTTGGTGGCGGCGCTGGCGGGCCGCGCACGCGCGTGCGGCAAGACATTGACCGGGGTGGAAGGAGGGCCGCCGACGCCGCCGACGCCGCCGGGCGTGGGCTCTCCCACCGACATCTCGGTGGACGACGCCAACATGGTGAAGGCCGCCAACTTCGCCGTCGTCAAGTACAACATGAAGAGCAACGAAGCCTACCTCTACAAGACCGAGAGGATAGTGACCGCTAAGCAGCAG ATTGTTAATGGTGTGCTATTCTACATTGAAATGTATATTGGGAAAACTGAATGCCGAAAAACTGGAAGTGAACAGCTGGAAAGCTGTGCTTTTGTTTCACCTACGGAG AAACGGCCGCTTTGGAAAAAAAACATGAGATTGAGGAACGAAAAGGGCGGTTTAAGAGAGTAG
- the LOC129699517 gene encoding cystatin-like isoform X1, translating into MGDGWPAGERGMGARTGAALLVTALVAALAGRARACGKTLTGVEGGPPTPPTPPGVGSPTDISVDDANMVKAANFAVVKYNMKSNEAYLYKTERIVTAKQQIVNGVLFYIEMYIGKTECRKTGSEQLESCAFVSPTEVKHCNFKVLTIPWKDECTLLSDTCSSIR; encoded by the exons ATGGGCGACGGTTGGCCAGCGGGAGAGCGCGGGATGGGCGCGAGGACGGGGGCGGCGCTGTTGGTGACAGCGTTGGTGGCGGCGCTGGCGGGCCGCGCACGCGCGTGCGGCAAGACATTGACCGGGGTGGAAGGAGGGCCGCCGACGCCGCCGACGCCGCCGGGCGTGGGCTCTCCCACCGACATCTCGGTGGACGACGCCAACATGGTGAAGGCCGCCAACTTCGCCGTCGTCAAGTACAACATGAAGAGCAACGAAGCCTACCTCTACAAGACCGAGAGGATAGTGACCGCTAAGCAGCAG ATTGTTAATGGTGTGCTATTCTACATTGAAATGTATATTGGGAAAACTGAATGCCGAAAAACTGGAAGTGAACAGCTGGAAAGCTGTGCTTTTGTTTCACCTACGGAG GTAAAACATTGCAACTTTAAAGTTCTCACAATCCCTTGGAAGGATGAATGTACTTTGTTAAGTGATACATGCTCATCAATCCGGTGA